The following proteins come from a genomic window of Mauremys mutica isolate MM-2020 ecotype Southern chromosome 7, ASM2049712v1, whole genome shotgun sequence:
- the NKX2-3 gene encoding homeobox protein Nkx-2.3, translating to MMLPSPVTSTPFSVKDILSLEQQEPRYGGPLQQHLEQHFHSAACLLAAADGSRFSDGEEEEEEEKLSYLSAMAAAESQGDVGLSPENYVHAVLRGSCEPNGPGEELEPAGDRDPKRCALKQPPGAAEKPEEAERPKPRSRRKPRVLFSQAQVFELERRFKQQRYLSAPEREHLASSLKLTSTQVKIWFQNRRYKCKRQRQDKSLELGPAPPPPPRRVAVPVLVRDGKPCLGGSPGYGSPYNAPYSYNGFPPYGYGSSAPYNAGYGCSYPAGGAGGQPGCSPGAGAGPFVNMGGLAGFGGAAQPLHQGAAGPSCSQGALQGIRAW from the exons ATGATGTTACCGAGCCCCGTCACCTCCACCCCCTTCTCTGTCAAAGACATCCTCAGCCTGGAGCAGCAGGAGCCGCGCTATGGGGGCCcgctgcagcagcacctggagcAGCACTTCCActcggcagcctgcctgctggcGGCCGCCGACGGCTCCCGCTTCTCcgacggggaggaggaggaggaggaggagaagctttCCTACCTGAGCGCCATGGCCGCGGCGGAGAGCCAGGGGGACGTGGGGCTCTCCCCGGAAAACTACGTGCACGCGGTGCTGCGAGGCTCGTGTGAGCCCAATGGCCCGGGAGAGGAGCTGGAGCCTGCGGGGGATCGGGACCCCA AGCGCTGCGCCCTGAAGCAGCCGCCGGGCGCCGCCGAGAAGCCGGAGGAGGCGGAGAGGCCGAAGCCGCGGAGCCGCAGGAAGCCGCGCGTCCTCTTCTCGCAGGCGCAGGTCTTCGAGCTGGAGCGGCGCTTCAAGCAGCAGCGCTACCTGTCGGCGCCGGAGCGCgagcacctggccagcagcctcAAGCTCACCTCCACGCAGGTGAAGATCTGGTTCCAGAACCGGCGCTACAAGTGCAAGCGGCAGCGGCAGGACAAGTCGCTGGAGCTGGGccccgcgccgccgccgccgccgcgccggGTGGCCGTGCCGGTGCTGGTGCGGGACGGGAAACCCTGCCTGGGGGGCTCGCCGGGCTACGGCTCGCCCTACAACGCGCCCTACTCCTAcaacggcttcccgccctacggctACGGCAGCTCGGCCCCCTACAACGCCGGCTACGGCTGCAGCTACCCCGCGGGCGGCGCGGGCGGACAGCCCGGCTGCAGCCCGGGCGCGGGCGCGGGGCCCTTCGTGAACATGGGCGGCCTGGCCGGGTTCGGCGGCgcggcccagcccctgcaccagggcgCCGCGGGGCCCTCCTGCAGCCAGGGCGCCCTGCAGGGAATCCGGGCCTGGTAG